A DNA window from Trichomycterus rosablanca isolate fTriRos1 chromosome 9, fTriRos1.hap1, whole genome shotgun sequence contains the following coding sequences:
- the LOC134320912 gene encoding cytosolic 5'-nucleotidase 1A-like: MSAGGSHEELKQEKQEKQNTVSDEAEKDWQAAKSFYDNLKTKRPRPPKPNTAITVAVSSRTLFDMAEERKLYEEKGLEQYVAYNQQNENKPLKPGAAFPFVKALMRVNTHLRELYPESEELFDIVLMTNNHAQVGVRLINSINHYDLTIERFCMTGGKSPVGYLKAYMTNLYLSKDSEKVKEAIEAGIAAATLFTPDQEMVLSESQLRVAFDGDAVIFSDESEIIVKQHGLDEFFIHEQKNEDTPLAQGPLKCFLEALGKLQRKFYEKNERMRCPIRTYLVTARSAASSGARVLKTLRSWGLEIDEALFLAGAPKGPLLQKIKPHIFFDDQMFHIEGARETGTIAAHVPYGIGQKYHKGKLIEQPEKQK; encoded by the exons ATGAGTGCTGGTGGTTCTCATGAAGAACTGAAGCAGGAGAAGCAGGAGAAGCAGAACACAGTGAGTGATGAAGCGGAGAAAGACTGGCAGGCGGCCAAGAGCTTCTACGACAACCTGAAAACTAAAAGACCTCGACCG CCGAAGCCGAACACCGCCATCACGGTGGCCGTATCGTCTCGTACGCTGTTCGACATGGCGGAGGAGAGGAAGCTGTACGAGGAGAAAGGACTGGAGCAGTACGTGGCCTACAATCAACAAAACGAGAACAAACCTCTCAAACCTGGAGCAGCGTTCCCCTTCGTCAAG gcGCTGATGAGGGTGAACACCCATCTGAGGGAGCTCTACCCCGAGAGTGAGGAACTCTTCGATATCGTACTCATGACTAATAACCACGCCCAGGTGGGGGTGCGGCTCATCAACAGCATCAATCACTAcg ATCTGACCATCGAGAGGTTCTGCATGACGGGGGGTAAAAGTCCAGTTGGTTACCTGAAGGCCTACATGACCAACCTGTACCTGTCCAAAGATTCAGAGAAGGTGAAGGAGGCCATTGAGGCGG GAATCGCGGCCGCCACCCTCTTCACCCCGGATCAGGAAATGGTTCTGAGTGAATCTCAGCTGCGAGTGGCGTTCGATGGAGACGCCGTGATCTTCTCGGACGAGTCTGAGATCATCGTGAAGCAGCACGGACTCGACGAGTTCTTCATCCACGAGCAGAAGAACGAGGACACGCCCCTTGCTCAG GGGCCGCTGAAGTGCTTCCTGGAGGCGCTGGGGAAGCTGCAGAGGAAGTTCTACGAGAAGAACGAGCGGATGCGGTGCCCCATCCGAACCTACCTGGTGACGGCACGCAGCGCGGCCAGCTCCGGGGCCCGCGTCCTCAAAACCCTGCGCAGCTGGGGCCTGGAGATCGACGAGGCGCTGTTCCTGGCCGGGGCCCCCAAAGGGCCCCTGCTGCAGAAGATCAAGCCTCACATCTTCTTCGACGACCAGATGTTCCACATCGAGGGGGCCAGGGAGACGGGGACGATCGCCGCCCACGTGCCCTACGGGATCGGGCAGAAGTACCACAAGGGGAAACTGATCGAGCAGCCGGAGAAGCAGAAGTGA
- the LOC134320186 gene encoding cytosolic 5'-nucleotidase 1A-like, whose product MASAAENKKNQKSGKAMNNEDEINVSISLFAMFDMREEKNIYQEQGKEMYTKYDQQHAHQLLKPGAAFPFAKALMMVNSYLKFLHPESQELFKILLMVPSELHPGTRLKRSIEFFEFPREAVVIREFGSTAKLIDELKSSGSKLYLSENTKPDGAEYGIPAATVSVSDVRMDLNNFQLRVAFDGDGIIFSDEAEKITQKKGLEAFFQHEETNRDKPLPKGPLSGFLEVLMKLQAKFRAEKMIKNCPIRTYLVTSRGLMKSGARVMNSLEHWGMEIDEAHFLSGGHKAPVLQAIKPQIFFDDQMRHVLAAREAGIVGAHVPYGVANE is encoded by the exons ATGGCATCAGCAGCTGAGAACAAAAAGAACCAGAAATCAGGAAAAGCT ATGAATAATGAAGATGAGATCAACGTCTCGATTTCTTTGTTTGCGATGTTTGACATGAGGGAGGAGAAGAACATCTACCAGGAGCAAGGGAAGGAGATGTACACCAAATACGATCAACAACATGCCCATCAGCTCCTCAAACCTGGAGCTGCTTTCCCATTCGCCAAG GCGCTGATGATGGTGAACTCCTACCTGAAGTTTCTGCATCCTGAGAGTCAGGAACTGTTTAAGATCCTGCTGATGGTTCCCTCAGAACTGCACCCAGGAACACGGCTGAAAAGGAGCATCGAGTTCTTTG AGTTCCCTCGGGAAGCCGTCGTTATCCGTGAGTTTGGGAGCACAGCTAAGCTGATTGATGAACTGAAGAGCAGCGGATCTAAACTGTACCTGTCCGAAAACACCAAGCCGGACGGAGCAGAGTACG GTATTCCGGCAGCTACCGTCTCTGTTTCGGATGTGAGGATGGATCTGAACAATTTTCAGCTGCGAGTGGCGTTTGATGGAGACGGGATTATTTTCTCGGACGAGGCAGAAAAAATCACACAAAAGAAAGGACTGGAGGCGTTCTTTCAACACGAAGAGACAAACAGAGACAAACCGCTTCCCAAG GGTCCTCTGAGTGGTTTCCTGGAGGTGTTGATGAAGCTGCAGGCTAAGTTCCGCGCTGAGAAGATGATAAAGAACTGCCCCATCCGTACCTACCTGGTGACGTCGAGAGGCCTGATGAAGTCTGGAGCCCGGGTCATGAACTCTCTGGAGCACTGGGGGATGGAGATCGACGAGGCTCATTTCCTCTCCGGGGGTCATAAAGCTCCGGTGCTGCAGGCCATCAAACCTCAGATCTTCTTCGATGATCAGATGCGCCACGTCCTCGCAGCCAGAGAGGCGGGCATCGTGGGCGCCCACGTGCCGTACGGGGTCGCCAACGAGTAA